A window from Abyssisolibacter fermentans encodes these proteins:
- the hcp gene encoding hydroxylamine reductase, protein MSMFCYQCQEAAKGTGCTIKGVCGKTDEVANLQDLMIYTLKGIAVIAQEGAKTGVKFPSSDYFIMNGLFMTITNANFDDAVFIEKIKEGLALREEMKKELKNKGVVLNDLHDVAMWTADSDSAIKAKADSVQVGVLATKNEDVRSLRELITYGLKGMAAYAEHAYNLGKENEEIYAFISKALAATLDDTLSADDLVALTLETGKYGVDVMAMLDAANTGAYGNPEITEVNIGVRNNPAILISGHDLKDLEQLLEQTEGTGVDVYTHSEMLPAHYYPAFKKYDHFVGNYGNAWWKQKEEFETFNGPILFTTNCIVPPKGEVVNRIFTTGSSGFPGCKHIEAVDGKKDFSEIIELAKTLPCPTEIETGKIVGGFAHAQVFALADKVVEAVKTGAIKKFFVMAGCDGRMKSREYYTEFAEKLPKDTVILTAGCAKYKYNKLNLGDIGGIPRVLDAGQCNDSYSLAVIALKLKEIFELEDINELPIAYNIAWYEQKAVIVLLALLHLGVKNIHLGPTLPAFLSPNVTKVLVETFGIGGIGTVEDDLKMFLG, encoded by the coding sequence ATGAGTATGTTTTGTTATCAATGTCAAGAGGCAGCAAAAGGAACAGGCTGTACAATTAAAGGTGTTTGTGGTAAAACAGATGAGGTTGCAAATTTACAAGATTTGATGATTTACACGTTAAAGGGTATAGCAGTAATAGCGCAAGAAGGTGCAAAAACAGGGGTTAAATTTCCATCATCAGATTATTTTATAATGAATGGTTTATTTATGACTATTACAAATGCTAACTTTGATGATGCTGTGTTCATTGAAAAAATTAAAGAAGGATTAGCATTAAGAGAAGAAATGAAAAAAGAACTAAAAAATAAAGGTGTAGTACTTAATGATTTACATGATGTTGCTATGTGGACAGCTGATTCTGATTCTGCTATAAAAGCAAAAGCAGATTCAGTTCAAGTTGGTGTTTTAGCTACAAAAAATGAGGATGTTCGTTCTCTAAGAGAATTAATAACATATGGACTTAAAGGTATGGCAGCTTATGCAGAACATGCTTATAATCTTGGAAAAGAAAATGAAGAAATTTATGCATTTATTTCAAAAGCTTTAGCAGCTACATTGGATGATACATTAAGTGCAGATGATTTGGTTGCCCTTACTTTAGAAACTGGTAAATATGGTGTAGATGTAATGGCTATGCTAGATGCCGCCAACACAGGTGCTTATGGAAATCCAGAAATAACTGAAGTAAATATAGGAGTTAGAAATAACCCAGCTATTTTAATATCAGGTCATGACTTAAAAGATTTAGAGCAATTGTTAGAACAAACAGAAGGTACGGGAGTAGATGTTTATACACATAGTGAAATGTTACCAGCTCACTACTATCCAGCATTTAAAAAGTACGATCATTTCGTAGGAAATTATGGAAATGCATGGTGGAAACAAAAAGAAGAATTTGAAACATTCAACGGACCAATTCTTTTTACAACTAATTGTATTGTTCCTCCAAAAGGTGAAGTAGTTAATAGAATATTTACAACAGGTTCATCAGGATTCCCAGGATGTAAGCATATAGAAGCTGTAGATGGAAAGAAAGATTTTAGTGAAATAATTGAACTGGCAAAAACTTTACCATGTCCTACTGAAATAGAAACAGGCAAAATTGTCGGTGGATTTGCTCATGCACAGGTATTTGCGTTAGCTGATAAAGTGGTAGAAGCAGTTAAGACAGGAGCTATCAAGAAATTCTTTGTAATGGCAGGTTGTGACGGAAGAATGAAATCTCGAGAGTATTATACTGAATTTGCTGAAAAACTTCCTAAAGATACTGTTATATTAACAGCTGGTTGTGCAAAATATAAATATAATAAGTTGAATTTAGGTGATATTGGTGGTATTCCAAGAGTACTAGATGCTGGTCAGTGCAATGATTCATATTCACTAGCGGTAATTGCACTTAAATTAAAAGAAATATTTGAACTTGAAGATATAAATGAATTACCAATTGCATATAATATTGCATGGTATGAGCAAAAAGCAGTAATCGTATTGTTAGCACTGTTACATCTAGGTGTTAAGAATATTCATTTAGGACCAACATTACCAGCATTTTTATCTCCTAATGTAACAAAAGTATTGGTTGAAACATTTGGAATAGGTGGTATTGGAACTGTTGAAGATGATTTAAAAATGTTTTTAGGATAA
- a CDS encoding GTP-binding protein, translating to MNLITISGPPSSGKTSIILKTIHALHQRGLTVGVVKFDCLYTDDDVLYKKAGVPVKKGLSGSLCPDHYFVSNIEEVVKWGRKQDLDVLITESAGLCNRCSPYIKDIKSICVIDNLSGINTPKKIGPMLKSADIVVITKGDIVSQAEREVFASKVHSVNPKAITMHINGLTGQGAFELSTLLYDEKEDIESVRGKELRFSMPSALCSYCLGEKRIGEDYQMGNVRKMKLGDEDD from the coding sequence ATGAATTTAATAACAATATCAGGTCCTCCTTCATCTGGAAAAACATCAATAATATTAAAAACAATTCATGCTTTACATCAAAGAGGGTTAACGGTAGGTGTAGTAAAATTTGATTGTTTATATACAGATGATGATGTTTTATATAAAAAAGCAGGAGTTCCTGTTAAAAAAGGATTATCAGGATCATTGTGTCCAGATCATTATTTTGTAAGTAATATTGAAGAAGTTGTGAAGTGGGGAAGAAAGCAAGATTTAGATGTATTGATTACAGAAAGTGCAGGACTTTGTAATCGTTGCTCACCATATATTAAGGATATTAAATCAATATGTGTTATTGATAATTTAAGTGGTATTAATACTCCTAAAAAAATTGGACCTATGTTAAAATCAGCAGATATTGTTGTAATTACAAAAGGAGATATTGTATCTCAAGCAGAAAGAGAAGTTTTTGCTTCAAAGGTTCATTCAGTTAACCCTAAGGCAATAACAATGCATATTAATGGATTAACAGGTCAAGGCGCATTTGAATTAAGTACACTGTTATACGATGAAAAAGAAGATATAGAATCTGTTAGAGGAAAAGAATTAAGATTTTCAATGCCATCAGCCCTTTGTTCATACTGTTTGGGAGAAAAAAGGATTGGCGAAGATTACCAAATGGGTAATGTTAGAAAAATGAAATTAGGTGATGAAGATGATTAA
- a CDS encoding Crp/Fnr family transcriptional regulator, translating to MYTKWLNTLKKVKLFENIEVDELNRMLICLKPKIESYQKKEYITLAENEYTGIGIVLQGEVIVTKENAAGDRVIMAKLKENSIFGEMTAFSNNNKWPATVNASTDCTILFLPSDKIVGNCPRMCIGHKILIKNMLKLVSQKGLALNRKIEYLSMKSIRTKISVYLLEQYNIVRKNKFMIPLKRNELADFLNVSRPSLSREIIKMKDEGIIDFYKSSFEIIDIEALKLNI from the coding sequence ATGTATACTAAATGGCTGAATACACTAAAAAAGGTTAAATTGTTTGAAAACATTGAAGTAGATGAATTAAATAGGATGTTAATCTGTTTAAAACCAAAGATAGAATCGTACCAAAAGAAAGAATATATAACTTTAGCAGAAAATGAGTATACAGGAATAGGGATTGTATTGCAAGGTGAAGTAATTGTTACAAAAGAAAATGCAGCAGGGGATAGAGTGATTATGGCAAAATTAAAAGAGAATAGCATATTTGGTGAGATGACTGCTTTTTCTAATAATAACAAATGGCCTGCTACAGTGAATGCTTCTACAGACTGTACAATATTATTTTTACCTTCAGATAAAATTGTAGGAAATTGTCCTAGAATGTGTATTGGACATAAAATTTTAATTAAAAATATGTTGAAACTAGTTTCACAGAAAGGGCTTGCTCTTAATAGAAAGATAGAATATTTATCTATGAAAAGTATAAGAACAAAAATAAGTGTATATTTATTAGAACAATATAATATTGTTAGGAAAAATAAATTCATGATACCTTTAAAAAGAAATGAATTAGCAGATTTTTTAAACGTATCTAGACCATCATTGTCGAGAGAAATTATAAAAATGAAAGATGAAGGCATTATTGATTTTTATAAATCTTCATTTGAAATTATCGACATTGAAGCATTAAAGTTAAATATTTAA
- a CDS encoding class I SAM-dependent methyltransferase, with amino-acid sequence MDDIKIFSKKITNVSSTMLMTIYCHALESRTEQPILKDPKAEEIVAAINDELKKSPSKLARKLSSNKVRKDLRVHIAIRAKQYDMYAKEFLAKYSDGVIVNLGCGFDTRFHRIDNGKVVFYDLDLPEIIELKKSILPEEDRYKYLGCSVLDHCWIEIVKSHNKPVMFIAEGLFMYLPQSEVEALIKKLSEDFKESLLLCEIVNKKYTVGFNKKIVEFKMNKELKFGDKVTYDFGLNDSYELEKLSPTIKLIDEWAYLDADEEKLGWMKMFKNMKVFRTTQWTARYKL; translated from the coding sequence ATGGACGATATCAAGATATTTTCGAAAAAAATCACCAATGTTTCATCAACAATGTTGATGACAATTTATTGTCATGCATTAGAAAGTAGGACAGAACAACCGATATTGAAAGACCCGAAAGCAGAGGAGATTGTAGCAGCCATCAATGATGAGTTGAAAAAATCACCAAGTAAATTGGCTAGGAAGTTAAGTTCTAACAAAGTCCGAAAAGACCTGAGGGTTCATATTGCAATTCGAGCCAAGCAGTATGATATGTATGCAAAGGAGTTTTTAGCTAAATATTCAGATGGTGTGATTGTTAATCTTGGTTGCGGATTTGATACGAGATTCCATCGAATTGATAATGGAAAAGTCGTATTTTATGATTTGGATCTTCCTGAAATTATTGAACTAAAGAAATCTATACTTCCTGAAGAGGACCGTTACAAGTATCTAGGGTGTTCAGTATTGGATCATTGCTGGATAGAAATAGTGAAATCTCATAATAAACCAGTCATGTTCATTGCAGAAGGGTTGTTTATGTATTTACCTCAATCTGAAGTAGAGGCTCTTATTAAGAAACTTAGTGAAGATTTTAAGGAGTCACTATTGCTTTGTGAAATTGTGAACAAGAAATATACTGTTGGTTTCAATAAAAAAATAGTTGAATTCAAGATGAATAAAGAATTAAAATTCGGAGATAAAGTTACTTATGATTTTGGTCTCAATGATAGTTATGAATTGGAGAAACTTTCACCAACAATAAAACTTATTGATGAATGGGCATATCTAGATGCTGATGAGGAGAAACTTGGCTGGATGAAGATGTTTAAAAATATGAAAGTTTTTCGAACAACTCAATGGACAGCAAGGTACAAACTGTAA
- a CDS encoding ABC transporter substrate-binding protein translates to MENKYFDIKDTLFDITEKYKEVIDLLVSVGFDNIKDEKQRKTIGKSITLETALKMKKINVDTFTKQLIDIIEDTQNNIDEVLEANEIIKNADVKIEGILPCPVRVPLTEAFQEWVEENRDELDMTIGYELKAASMGVDWLKTSLEKTGTVDVLADIFISAGFDLFFDKDLIGKYKSENVFEDITDMEHYNKDFENEYMNLKDPDNQYSMIGVVPAVFLVNMDELNELKMPTSWEDILSEEFENKVSLPIGDFDLFNAILLNIYNQYGEDGVKKLGKSLLKSMHPSEMVKSHIRKTEKPVVTIMPYFFTKMTKRGGPMKAVWPKDGAIISPIFMLSKKEKKEKLKPIVDFFASEKVGEILSHNGRFPSVNPNVDNMISSEHKYMWLGWDNIKNSDIGSLISKCEKLFNEAVSEV, encoded by the coding sequence ATGGAAAATAAATATTTTGATATAAAAGATACATTGTTTGATATTACTGAAAAATATAAAGAAGTTATTGACCTATTAGTCTCAGTGGGCTTTGACAATATAAAAGATGAAAAGCAAAGAAAAACAATTGGTAAATCAATTACATTAGAAACAGCTTTAAAAATGAAAAAAATAAATGTAGATACTTTTACAAAACAATTAATAGATATTATAGAAGATACGCAGAACAATATAGATGAAGTATTAGAAGCAAACGAAATAATAAAAAATGCAGATGTGAAAATTGAAGGTATATTGCCATGTCCAGTAAGAGTACCATTGACAGAAGCTTTTCAGGAGTGGGTAGAAGAAAATAGAGATGAATTAGATATGACAATAGGATACGAATTGAAGGCTGCATCTATGGGTGTGGATTGGCTTAAAACATCTCTAGAAAAAACAGGGACAGTAGATGTACTGGCAGACATATTTATATCAGCTGGGTTCGATTTATTTTTTGATAAGGATTTAATTGGTAAATATAAGTCTGAAAATGTGTTTGAAGATATTACAGATATGGAGCATTATAATAAAGATTTTGAAAATGAATATATGAATTTAAAGGATCCAGATAACCAATATTCAATGATAGGAGTTGTGCCGGCAGTATTCTTAGTCAATATGGATGAATTGAATGAACTAAAAATGCCGACAAGCTGGGAAGATATATTAAGTGAAGAATTTGAAAACAAAGTGAGTTTACCAATAGGAGATTTTGATTTATTTAATGCAATATTATTAAATATCTATAATCAATATGGCGAAGATGGAGTAAAAAAATTGGGTAAAAGCTTATTGAAAAGTATGCATCCATCAGAGATGGTTAAATCCCATATTAGAAAAACAGAAAAGCCAGTTGTTACAATAATGCCTTATTTTTTCACAAAGATGACCAAAAGAGGTGGGCCAATGAAAGCTGTATGGCCAAAAGATGGTGCTATTATTAGTCCAATATTTATGTTAAGTAAAAAAGAGAAAAAAGAAAAATTAAAGCCAATTGTAGATTTTTTTGCTTCAGAAAAAGTTGGAGAAATATTGTCACACAATGGGAGATTTCCAAGTGTAAATCCTAATGTGGATAATATGATTTCAAGTGAGCATAAGTATATGTGGCTTGGATGGGATAATATTAAAAACAGTGATATTGGAAGTTTAATAAGTAAATGCGAAAAGCTATTTAATGAAGCAGTTAGTGAGGTGTAA
- a CDS encoding ATP-binding cassette domain-containing protein, whose protein sequence is MINIKDIEQLKIKDLEKKYPFSISFFQNNNLNLEGYEESTFEQYLNHFTEEEIEEWAIDVEKLKVDFAAYINEMLEFLGIAEDDDVDSLTIVAGKDKNGEKENFEMLTINKSEIISIVGPTGSGKSRLLADIEWTANKDTPTERSILINGKIPDKKWRFSSSNKLVAQLSQNMNFVMDLTVKEFIELHAESRMIENKQEIIKRIIDAANHLAGEKFDLDTSITNLSGGQSRALMIADTAILSMSPIVLIDEIENAGIDRKKALNLLVNEEKIVLIATHDPILALMADKRIVIKNGGINKVIETNNEEKEMLVELEKMDTIIGTLRANLRKGEILKKII, encoded by the coding sequence ATGATTAATATAAAAGATATAGAACAACTGAAGATAAAAGATTTAGAAAAAAAATATCCTTTTTCCATTTCATTTTTTCAAAACAATAATTTGAATTTAGAAGGATATGAAGAAAGTACATTTGAACAATATCTAAATCATTTTACTGAAGAAGAAATAGAAGAATGGGCAATAGATGTTGAAAAATTGAAAGTGGATTTTGCTGCTTATATCAATGAAATGTTAGAATTTCTTGGAATAGCAGAAGATGATGATGTAGATTCCTTGACGATTGTGGCAGGAAAGGATAAAAACGGAGAAAAAGAGAATTTTGAAATGCTTACAATTAACAAAAGTGAAATTATTTCAATAGTTGGTCCAACAGGTTCAGGTAAAAGTCGTTTATTAGCTGATATTGAATGGACTGCTAATAAAGATACTCCTACAGAAAGAAGTATTTTAATTAATGGAAAGATTCCTGATAAAAAATGGCGCTTTTCATCTTCGAACAAATTAGTTGCACAATTATCTCAAAACATGAATTTTGTAATGGATTTAACTGTAAAGGAATTTATAGAGTTACATGCTGAAAGTAGAATGATTGAAAACAAACAAGAAATAATTAAGAGAATCATTGATGCAGCTAATCATTTAGCTGGTGAAAAATTTGATTTGGATACGTCTATTACTAATCTTAGTGGTGGTCAGTCTAGAGCTTTAATGATAGCAGATACAGCAATATTAAGCATGTCACCAATTGTTCTAATAGATGAAATAGAGAATGCAGGAATAGATAGAAAAAAAGCTTTAAATCTTCTTGTTAATGAAGAAAAAATAGTTTTAATCGCTACGCATGATCCGATATTAGCCTTAATGGCGGATAAACGAATTGTTATTAAAAATGGTGGTATCAATAAAGTTATAGAAACCAACAACGAAGAAAAAGAAATGCTAGTTGAATTAGAAAAAATGGATACGATTATAGGAACATTAAGAGCCAATTTAAGAAAAGGTGAAATATTAAAAAAAATAATATAA
- a CDS encoding cupin domain-containing protein: MLEKIYKYSTGNEKAIEKIINDENLHLNHMVFNKEEGLPEHFSNSNVYMIVIRGTLSIQLDEQDVHEYVKGDMLNIPYNTKMNVGNKHDETLEIFVIKAPNPKDYVQK; this comes from the coding sequence ATGTTAGAGAAAATTTACAAATATTCAACTGGAAATGAAAAAGCGATAGAAAAAATTATTAATGATGAGAATCTTCATTTAAATCATATGGTATTCAATAAAGAAGAAGGATTGCCAGAGCATTTTTCAAATTCTAACGTGTACATGATAGTAATAAGAGGAACATTATCAATCCAACTAGACGAGCAAGATGTACATGAATATGTTAAAGGAGATATGCTAAATATTCCTTATAACACTAAGATGAATGTTGGAAACAAGCATGATGAGACATTGGAGATTTTTGTTATTAAGGCACCAAACCCTAAAGATTATGTGCAAAAATAA